One genomic segment of Panicum virgatum strain AP13 chromosome 2N, P.virgatum_v5, whole genome shotgun sequence includes these proteins:
- the LOC120660643 gene encoding membrane-embedded CAAX protease MroQ-like — translation MFPMASPSSSLPPLSLIVLRTLPCRPVVLSRQKKPLPSPKSGRLAIAGAEQRLTETGRWRRRRYRRGGRFPCFSYNANNKSPSPSDKSSDEWPILRRWDVPWEWQTVMLTMVGCGVSFVLTGLVEQSALQYVGFKAVEASIDEKAEILFLGQLSVTVVLLGVIFGITNTFRPFPDDLFRYDIKEPFKMQNGWLLWAGVGLFVAVISIALVGAAMTYLNGETPERETDSLVLLLPLIGSSTTSTAFLVGITGVLAPLLEETVFRGFLMVSLTKWFPTPVCVLVSAAVFALAHLTPGQFPQLFVLGITLGFSYAQTRNLLTPITIHAFWNSGVILLLTFLQLQGYDIKELLGAS, via the exons ATGTTTCCGATGGCCTCCccatcgtcgtcgctgccgccgctctCACTTATCGTCCTCCGGACGCTCCCGTGCAGACCCGTTGTCCTCTCGAGGCAGAAGAAGCCACTTCCCTCGCCAAAATCTGGCCGCTTAGCAATCGCAGGAGCAGAGCAGCGATTGACGGAGACCggccggtggaggaggaggaggtacaGGAGGGGCGGACGCTTCCCGTGTTTCTCCTACAACGCCAATAACAAGAGTCCCTCTCCTTCGGATAAG AGTTCTGATGAGTGGCCAATCCTTCGCCGGTGGGATGTGCCATGGGAGTGGCAAACCGTTATGCTCACCATGGTAGGCTGTGGAGTAAG CTTTGTTTTGACAGGATTGGTTGAGCAATCCGCTTTGCAATACGTGGGATTTAAAGCTGTGGAGGCAAGTATAGATGAGAAGGCAGAAATATTGTTTCTTGGGCAACT TAGCGTGACAGTAGTTCTGCTTGGCGTTATATTTGGCATCACCAATACATTTCGACCATTCCCAGATGATTTATTTCGTTATG ATATTAAAGAACCATTCAAGATGCAGAATGGATGGCTTTTGTGGGCTGGAGTCGGCCTCTTTGTGGCAGTAATTTCTATTGCTTTAGTGGGAGCTGCTATGACCTATCTGAATGGTGAAACTCCAGAGAGAGAG ACTGATTCACTAGTTCTTTTATTGCCCCTGATTGGATCATCCACTACTAG CACTGCCTTTTTGGTGGGAATTACTGGAGTTCTGGCACCACTTCTGGAGGAGACCGTGTTTCGAGGATTTCTAATGGTGTCCTTGACTAAGTG GTTTCCTACTCCAGTTTGTGTACTTGTCAGTGCTGCTGTATTTGCCCTTGCTCATCTGACTCCTGGACAATTTCCTCAGCTATTTGTACTTG GTATTACACTGGGGTTTTCGTATGCTCAAACCCGCAATCTTCTAACTCCTATCACAATACACGCATTTTGGAACTCAGGAGTAATATTGCTGCTAACCTTTCTTCAG CTGCAAGGATATGATATCAAGGAGCTGTTGGGGGCATCGTGA
- the LOC120660645 gene encoding protein FEZ-like, translating to MDERADKDKSDEVLPGFRFHPTDEELVGFYLKRKIQQKPLSIELIRQLDLYKYDPWDLPKLASTGEKELYFYCPRDRKYRNSARPNRVTGAGFWKATGTDRPIYSSEGTKCIGLKKSLVFYKGRAAKGIKTDWMMHEYRMPSLNDPSLPKTPKDKNIPANDSWAICRIFKKPSSVAQRVLSHSWGPQSIAMTEPELLSALQSIQASHFALESSSCSPNQYNSQHCLQGRQQQKLNSSQDGSSCRIINFNHSPSSPQLSEKDIHSSTIILPFETQSPQKSSAVTSVLLSMAPGILNSMNEALPNTEMEQLEPSYGYTADWGIDTNGGVGNKDDDPYSRKPSNGFSSGIECGSQRKIKFPFDLEVDSPDDWTSSMPCDSLPCPPPPTEMSNSSSTEKYYA from the exons ATGGATGAGAGAGCTGATAAGGACAAGTCAGATGAAGTCCTTCCTGGTTTTCGGTTCCATCCTACAGATGAAGAGCTCGTCGGCTTCTATCTCAAGCGAAAAATTCAGCAAAAACCTCTGTCCATAGAGCTCATCAGGCAGTTGGACCTCTACAAGTATGATCCATGGGATCTCCCAA AGCTTGCAAGCACCGGGGAGAAAGAATTGTACTTTTACTGCCCAAGGGACCGGAAGTATAGGAACAGTGCTAGACCAAATAGAGTCACAGGAGCTGGATTCTGGAAAGCAACAGGAACAGATAGGCCCATATACTCTTCCGAAGGAACCAAGTGCATAGGCCTGAAGAAGTCTCTTGTCTTTTATAAAGGGAGAGCAGCAAAAGGGATCAAGACAGATTGGATGATGCATGAGTACAGGATGCCTTCACTCAATGATCCCTCACTTCCCAAAACACCAAAAGACAAAAATATTCCAGCCAAT GATTCATGGGCTATTTGCAGGATATTTAAAAAGCCTAGCTCTGTGGCACAAAGGGTGTTGTCTCACTCCTGGGGTCCTCAATCAATTGCAATGACAGAGCCAGAGCTGCTATCTGCTTTGCAGTCCATACAAGCCTCCCATTTTGCTTTGGAAAGCTCCTCTTGCTCACCAAATCAATACAACAGCCAACATTGTTTGCAGGgacggcagcagcagaagcTTAACAGTTCACAAGATGGCTCGTCATGTAGAATCATTAACTTCAACCACAGCCCATCTTCACCTCAACTGTCAGAGAAAGACATCCATAGCAGTACGATCATCTTGCCATTTGAAACACAATCACCCCAGAAATCATCAGCCGTCACATCCGTGCTTCTAAGTATGGCCCCTGGAATACTCAATAGCATGAATGAAGCTTTGCCAAACACAGAGATGGAACAGCTTGAACCATCCTATGGATACACAGCTGATTGGGGTATAGACACAAATGGAGGTGTTGGAAATAAAGATGATGACCCATATTCAAGAAAACCTAGTAATGGATTCAGTTCAGGCATTGAGTGTGGAAGTCAACGAAAAATAAAATTTCCATTTGATTTAGAGGTGGATTCTCCAGATGATTGGACCAGCAGCATGCCATGTGATTCTCTCCCTTGCCCTCCACCTCCCACAGAAATGTCGAATAGCAGCTCCACTGAAAAATATTATGCATAA
- the LOC120660644 gene encoding pentatricopeptide repeat-containing protein At1g74600, chloroplastic-like, with product MPPPRPRLPASAPPTPAPARALYSSSSAAARAHDPLDGMPHRCAADRLAHLPPALAGFVRARAAGAAASVPCRFSYGNSLAACAASASPLAFAEQLYCAAWKDGLSRDAYVCSAAVDLLAKHGRLEDALRAFEDGDRGSVVCWNAAISGAVRNGEHALGVDMFIEMVRGSSCGPNSFTYSGALSACAAGAELGVGRAVHGMVLRRDPDYDVFVGTSIVNMYVKYGEMGAAMNEFWRMPIRNVVSWTTAIAGFVHLEEPTSAMLLLREMVRCGVAINKYTATSILLACSHMSMIREASQVHGMIMKTDLYLDHVVKEALISTYANIGAIQLCEKVFQEVGTVSNRSIWSAFISAVSSHSLQRSILLLRRMLCQGLRPNDKCYVSVFSFVDSIELGKQLHSLVIKDGLVQAVLVGSALSTMYSKCNDLQDSYKIFEEMQERDKVSWTSMVAGFATHGHSVEAFQVFRNMIVDGFTSDDVSLRAILSACNIPECLLKGKEVHGHVLRVYGGTTSIDHCLVSMYSKCQDVQTARRIFDATQCKDQVMLSSMISGYAANSYSEEAISLFQLMLTSGFQIDRFVCSSIISICADMARPFYGKLLHGYAVKVGILSDLSVSSALLKLYSKSGNLDESRKLFDEISDPDLVTWTAIIDGYAQHGSSQDALVMFDLMIRCRVKPDPVVFVSVLSACGRNGLVEEGFKYFNSMRTVYGVEPVSHHYCCMVDLLGRSGRLAEAKSFIESMPVKPDLMVWSTLLAACRVHDDAVLGRFVENKIREENYDSGCFATLSNIRANSGDWEGVMEIRKSVKDVKKEPGWSML from the coding sequence ATGCCCCCACCGCGGCCCCGCCTCCCCGCCTCAGCCCCACccacccccgcccccgcccgcgcgctctactcgtcctcctccgctgccgcgcgcgcccACGACCCGCTCGACGGAATGCCGCACCGCTGCGCCGCGGACCGCCTCGCGCACCTCCCCCCTGCGCTCGCGGGCTTcgtccgcgcgcgcgccgcgggtgcggcggcctccgtccccTGCAGGTTCTCCTACGGGAACTccctcgccgcctgcgccgcctccgcctcgccgctcgccttcGCCGAGCAGCTCTACTGCGCCGCCTGGAAGGACGGGCTCTCGCGGGACGCCTACGTCTGCAGCGCCGCGGTCGACCTTCTCGCGAAGCACGGCCGCCTGGAGGATGCACTGCGGGCCTTCGAGGACGGGGACCGCGGTAGCGTGGTCTGCTGGAACGCGGCCATCTCCGGGGCGGTGCGTAACGGTGAGCACGCGCTCGGTGTAGATATGTTTATTGAAATGGTGAGGGGATCCTCTTGCGGGCCAAACTCATTCACGTATTCCGGGGCGCTCAGCGCTTGCGCGGCTGGCGCAGAGTTGGGGGTTGGGAGGGCGGTGCATGGCATGGTGCTCCGTCGTGATCCCGACTATGATGTCTTTGTTGGGACATCCATTGTTAACATGTATGTGAAATATGGCGAGATGGGTGCTGCCATGAATGAGTTCTGGAGGATGCCGATCCGGAATGTGGTTTCATGGACAACTGCTATCGCCGGTTTTGTGCATTTGGAGGAGCCAACAAGTGCCATGTTACTGCTCAGGGAAATGGTCAGGTGTGGCGTGGCGATTAACAAATACACCGCTACGAGCATATTGCTCGCCTGCTCTCACATGTCCATGATACGGGAGGCTAGCCAGGTGCATGGCATGATAATGAAGACTGATCTGTATTTGGATCATGTTGTGAAGGAGGCTTTGATTTCCACATATGCAAACATTGGGGCTATTCAGCTGTGTGAGAAGGTGTTTCAAGAAGTTGGCACAGTTAGCAACAGAAGCATCTGGTCGGCTTTTATATCTGCGGTTAGCAGCCATAGCCTACAAAGATCAATTCTTCTGTTAAGGAGGATGCTATGTCAGGGCCTGAGACCGAATGACAAATGCTATGTTTCTGTTTTCAGTTTTGTTGATTCAATTGAACTTGGCAAGCAGCTGCATTCATTGGTCATAAAGGATGGGCTTGTTCAGGCTGTTCTTGTGGGAAGTGCACTTTCCACCATGTACTCCAAATGTAATGATTTGCAGGATAGCTACAAGATTTTTGAAGAGATGCAGGAACGGGATAAAGTGTCATGGACATCAATGGTTGCTGGTTTTGCAACACACGGTCATTCAGTTGAGGCATTCCAGGTGTTTAGGAATATGATTGTTGATGGTTTTACATCAGATGATGTGTCCTTACGTGCCATTCTTTCAGCCTGTAATATACCTGAGTGTTTGCTCAAAGGGAAGGAAGTTCATGGACATGTCCTTCGTGTCTATGGAGGAACCACATCCATTGACCATTGCCTTGTTTCCATGTATTCCAAATGTCAAGATGTACAAACAGCTCGAAGAATTTTTGATGCAACTCAATGCAAAGACCAGGTCATGTTATCTTCAATGATTTCTGGATACGCTGCAAATAGTTATAGTGAGGAGGCAATCTCATTGTTTCAACTGATGCTAACATCTGGTTTTCAGATAGATAGATTTGTATGCTCATCAATTATTAGCATATGTGCTGACATGGCAAGACCATTCTATGGTAAGCTATTACATGGGTATGCAGTGAAAGTAGGCATACTATCTGACCTGTCTGTGAGCAGTGCACTTCTAAAGCTATACTCGAAAAGTGGCAACCTGGATGAGTCTCGTAAACTTTTTGATGAGATAAGTGATCCGGATTTAGTTACTTGGACAGCTATAATTGATGGATATGCTCAGCATGGAAGCAGTCAGGATGCTTTGGTGATGTTCGATTTGATGATTAGATGCAGAGTAAAACCAGACCCTGTCGTATTTGTGAGTGTTTTGTCTGCTTGTGGCCGTAATGGTTTGGTTGAAGAAGGTTTCAAATATTTTAATTCAATGAGAACTGTGTATGGGGTTGAGCCAGTGTCGCATCACTACTGCTGTATGGTTGATTTACTTGGTCGGTCTGGGAGGCTTGCAGAGGCAAAAAGTTTTATTGAGAGTATGCCTGTAAAACCTGACTTGATGGTGTGGAGCACACTGCTTGCTGCTTGCAGAGTTCATGATGATGCTGTACTTGGACGTTTTGTAGAAAATAAGATCCGTGAAGAAAATTATGATTCAGGTTGCTTTGCTACTCTGTCAAACATTCGAGCAAATTCGGGAGACTGGGAAGGAGTAATGGAAATAAGAAAATCAGTCAAGGATGTGAAGAAAGAACCTGGATGGAGTATGTTGTAA